From the Clostridium sp. Marseille-P299 genome, one window contains:
- a CDS encoding winged helix-turn-helix transcriptional regulator → MMNEEEDIIDYSFDKTINLFSNKWKILIIEALLSEKKRFNELKRLVHGISAKVLTDNLRKLEEEGFVIRDVILEVPVKVEYELTDYGKSLTPVIQALNEWREMNHSYKAINANLVVQSN, encoded by the coding sequence ATGATGAATGAAGAAGAAGATATAATCGATTATTCATTTGATAAAACGATTAATCTGTTTTCGAATAAATGGAAGATTCTCATTATAGAGGCATTGTTGAGTGAAAAGAAACGATTCAATGAGTTAAAACGGCTTGTACATGGAATTAGTGCAAAAGTATTAACTGATAATTTGCGTAAGTTAGAAGAAGAAGGATTCGTTATAAGAGATGTTATTTTGGAAGTTCCTGTTAAAGTAGAATATGAATTAACAGACTACGGGAAAAGCCTAACCCCAGTTATCCAAGCACTAAATGAGTGGAGAGAAATGAATCATTCTTATAAGGCTATTAATGCGAATCTAGTAGTACAAAGTAATTAG